One Centroberyx gerrardi isolate f3 chromosome 6, fCenGer3.hap1.cur.20231027, whole genome shotgun sequence genomic region harbors:
- the LOC139929778 gene encoding olfactory receptor 4B13-like: protein MVNSTQFSYFVLSAYFNSGPLKYLFFMIVISLYILIVFNNFLLIAIICMNRSLHEPMYLFLCSLFVNELYGSAGLFPFLLVQIISDTHTVSASLCFLQIFCLYSYACVEFCNLALMSYDRYLAICCPLQYNTRMTSNKVAVFIAVIWLYSFLECLVSISLSVPLQLCGNIINKVYCDNYPIVKLACSDTRVNNIYGLFGTVLAVLVPLIPIIFSYMKILQICFAGSKETRQKAVSTCTPHLASLLNFSFGCCFEILQSRFDMTSVPSVLRIIFSLYFLTCQPLFNPILYGLRMSKIRNICRSLIYC from the coding sequence ATGGTAAATTCTACACAGTTTTCATATTTCGTACTTAGTGCCTACTTCAACAGTGGGCCTTTGAAATACTTATTTTTCATGATTGTTATATCTTTATATATTCTAATtgtttttaacaattttttgcTCATTGCGATTATCTGTATGAATAGAAGCTTACATGAACCTATGTATCTTTTTCTGTGCAGCCTGTTTGTAAATGAACTGTATGGCAGTGCAGGGTTGTTTCCATTCCTTCTGGTTCAGATAATCTCCGACACTCACActgtttctgcttcattatgtTTCCTGCAGATATTCTGTTTGTACTCTTATGCATGTGTTGAGTTTTGCAACTTAGCCCTCATGTCTTATGACAGGTACCTTGCTATCTGTTGCCCTCTACAATATAATACACGTATGACATCTAACAAGGTGGCTGTCTTTATTGCTGTGATTTGGTTGTACTCTTTTCTAGAATGTCTTGTCTCTATATCCTTGAGTGTCCCTTTACAACTGTGTGGGAACATCATTAACAAAGTGTACTGTGACAACTACCCCATCGTCAAGCTGGCATGCTCTGACACCAGAGTAAATAACATCTATGGGCTCTTTGGCACTGTTCTTGCAGTCTTAGTCCCTCTAATTCCAATAATTTTCTCTTACATGAAGAttcttcagatttgttttgCCGGTTCAAAAGAGACCAGACAAAAAGCTGTTAGTACCTGCACACCTCACCTTGCTTCCCTTCTGAACTTTTCTTTTGGGTGCTGCTTTGAAATATTGCAGAGCAGATTTGACATGACCAGTGTGCCCAGTGTGTTGCGCATTATCTTTTCATTATACTTTCTTACATGCCAACCACTATTCAACCCTATATTATATGGACTGAGGATGTCGAAAATCCGTAACATATGTAGAAGTCTGATCTATTGTTAA
- the LOC139929777 gene encoding olfactory receptor 52D1-like produces MNQSFINTAVLLTAYDPPGPLNCVFFMLTFFLYVFTILANLILILVIYMDSSLHKPMYIFLLNLAVNGLIGCSAVCPNVMDNLLRDAQSISYGGCLLQVLFINVYALNAYAILAVMAYDRYVSICKPLQYHTIVTPSKVKLLLTVVYFIPVTLLSFQVYLTSQLPLCRFVINKLFCDNLSVVKLSCVKSALGNIYGLFITASLVVLPFFLVLLSYMKILHVSLRASKESQKKALSTCAPHLIVFINFSVSILFSVVYNRHSTVSKYVNHLISAQFIFFPPLLHPLVYGIRTEEIRRSITKVIQRGILAGPL; encoded by the coding sequence ATGAACCAAAGTTTCATAAATACTGCTGTGCTGCTCACTGCCTACGATCCCCCAGGCCCACTAAACTGTGTCTTCTTCATGCTTACTTTTTTCCTTTATGTCTTTACTATATTAGCAAACCTGATTCTGATACTTGTCATTTATATGGATTCTAGCTTACACAAGCCAATGTACATATTCCTGCTAAACTTGGCGGTGAACGGTCTGATTGGATGCTCAGCTGTGTGTCCTAATGTCATGGACAATCTTCTCAGAGACGCCCAAAGCATCTCTTATGGAGGATGTTTATTGCAGGTGCTTTTTATCAATGTGTATGCATTGAATGCTTATGCAATCTTGGCTGTTATGGCATATGACAGATACGTCTCAATTTGCAAGCCGCTGCAGTATCACACCATTGTAACGCCTTCCAAAGTGAAACTATTATTGACTGTTGTATATTTCATTCCTGTCACCCTTCTGTCTTTTCAAGTTTATCTAACATCACAACTCCCTTTGTGCAGGTTTGTAATCAACAAGCTTTTCTGTGATAACCTGTCGGTTGTGAAGCTGTCCTGTGTTAAAAGTGCCCTGGGAAACATTTATGGTTTATTCATTACTGCAAGTCTGGTGGTTTTGCCGTTTTTTCTAGTCCTGCTGtcatatatgaaaatattacaTGTGAGCTTGAGGGCATCAAAGGAGTCCCAGAAGAAAGCGCTAAGTACATGTGCCCCGCATTTGATTGTCTTCATCAATTTCTCTGTGAGCATCCTCTTCTCTGTTGTCTACAACAGGCACAGCACAGTGTCTAAATATGTTAACCATCTCATTTCAGCACAGTTCATATTTTTCCCTCCATTACTGCATCCACTTGTTTACGGGATCAGGACAGAAGAGATAAGGAGATCTATTACAAAAGTCATCCAGAGAGGGATTTTGGCAGGACCACTATAA